A genomic stretch from Sulfurihydrogenibium azorense Az-Fu1 includes:
- a CDS encoding glycosyl hydrolase family 8: MLGFLGFSNGQEILTWQNYKNKYIPNGSYVIDPYNENRVTSESQGYGMILAILNDDKTTFDNLWQWTRKNLQREDYLFSWLWNDEVKDKNNATDGDFLIAYALLKAYEKWGDKAYKDEGEKIFNSLKNLIVIVKDNKLKDNYLLLPATYGFSNEKYDIVIFPSYYITFILKELSYKDNLWKGVYNYTKNILFKTILSTNLKFNLIEKKLIPISPVNLDVYRVIPYTYMAKESLEDLKTSFSEVDSFFKAKGYIPFNYNLGSLQQEVSESPFCVYRFFYLLYNDEKYLERYKVLKNNDKNNYFCDTFELFLD; the protein is encoded by the coding sequence GTGCTTGGTTTTTTAGGCTTTTCAAATGGACAGGAGATTCTAACATGGCAGAACTACAAAAACAAGTATATACCTAATGGAAGTTATGTAATAGATCCTTACAATGAAAACCGGGTTACATCTGAATCTCAAGGTTACGGTATGATACTCGCCATTTTAAACGATGATAAAACAACTTTTGATAACCTTTGGCAGTGGACTAGGAAAAACCTTCAAAGAGAAGATTATCTTTTCTCATGGCTTTGGAATGATGAAGTAAAAGATAAAAATAACGCTACAGATGGAGACTTCTTAATTGCTTATGCATTGTTGAAGGCATACGAAAAGTGGGGAGATAAGGCATATAAAGATGAAGGAGAGAAAATTTTCAATTCTTTGAAGAATTTGATAGTTATTGTAAAAGATAATAAGTTGAAAGATAACTACTTACTTTTACCTGCTACTTACGGTTTTTCTAACGAAAAGTATGATATAGTTATATTTCCTTCTTATTATATAACTTTTATACTTAAAGAATTGTCTTACAAAGATAACCTTTGGAAGGGAGTGTATAACTATACTAAAAACATTTTGTTTAAAACCATACTATCCACAAACTTGAAATTCAACTTAATAGAGAAAAAACTTATTCCTATAAGTCCTGTTAATCTTGATGTTTACAGAGTTATACCTTATACATACATGGCTAAGGAGAGTCTGGAAGACTTAAAAACATCTTTCTCTGAAGTAGATTCTTTTTTTAAAGCAAAAGGTTATATTCCTTTTAACTATAACTTGGGAAGTTTACAGCAAGAAGTAAGTGAATCACCATTTTGTGTTTATAGATTTTTTTATTTACTGTACAATGATGAAAAATATTTAGAAAGGTATAAAGTTTTAAAGAATAACGATAAAAATAATTATTTTTGTGATACTTTTGAACTTTTTTTGGATTAA